In a genomic window of Lagopus muta isolate bLagMut1 chromosome 2, bLagMut1 primary, whole genome shotgun sequence:
- the MCFD2 gene encoding multiple coagulation factor deficiency protein 2, whose protein sequence is MAPLSFRSPLLFCLVAAWLGPVPAEEPAAESLSSHGRLDKNLVQDKDHIMEHLEGVIEKPESEMSPQELQLHYFKMHDYDGNNLLDGLELATAISHVHKEEGGENTQAMKEEELISLIDDVLRDDDKNNDGYIDYAEFAKSLE, encoded by the exons ATGGCCCCCCTGAGCTTTAGGAGCCCTCTGCTGTTCTGCCTGGTGGCCGCATGGCTCGGCCCTGTCCCGGCCGAGGAGCCCGCGGCGGAGAGTCTGTCCTCACACGGCCGCCTCGATAAGAACTTGGTGCAGGATAAAGA CCACATCATGGAACATTTAGAAGGAGTTATTGAAAAACCAGAGTCTGAGATGTCTCCacaagagctgcagctgcattaCTTCAAAATGCATGATTACGATGGCAATAATTTGCTAGATGGGTTAGAGCTTGCTACTGCTATATCACATGTCCACAAAGAG gAAGGTGGTGAGAATACCCAGGCAATGAAAGAAGAGGAGCTAATTAGTCTAATAGATGACGTCTTAAGAGATGATGATAAGAACAATGATGGATACATTGACTATGCAGAATTTGCAAAATCACTGGAATAA